The Lycium barbarum isolate Lr01 chromosome 10, ASM1917538v2, whole genome shotgun sequence genome includes a region encoding these proteins:
- the LOC132613662 gene encoding eukaryotic peptide chain release factor subunit 1-3-like has translation MADGQENDKNIEIWKMKKLIKALESARGNGTSMISLIIPPGDQISRITKMLAEEYGTASNIKSRVNRQSVLGAITSAQQRLKLYNKVPPNGLVLYTGTIMTEDGKEKKVTFDLTPFKPINASLYLCDNKFHTGPLGELLESDEKFGFIVMDGNGTLFGTLSGNTREVLHKFTVDLPKKHGRGGQSALRFARLRMEKRHNYVRKTAELATQFYINPATSQPNVSGLILAGSADFKTELSQSDMFDPRLQAKILNVVDVSYGGENGFSQAIELSAEILSNVKFIQEKRLIGKFFEEISQDTGKYVFGVDDTIKALEMGAVETLVVWENLDINRYVLKNSVTNEIVIKHLNKDQEADQNKFKDPDNSAEWEVQDKMPLLEWFANEYKNFGCSLEFVTNRSQEGSQFCRGFGGIGGILRYQLDLRSFDEPSDEGEYFEDSD, from the coding sequence ATGGCAGATGGCCAAGAAAATGacaagaatattgaaatatggaAAATGAAAAAGTTAATCAAAGCCCTTGAATCTGCAAGAGGAAATGGTACCAGTATGATCTCTCTTATTATACCTCCTGGTGATCAGATATCTCGGATTACCAAGATGTTGGCAGAAGAATATGGTACAGCATCAAATATTAAGAGCAGAGTAAATCGTCAGTCTGTCCTCGGTGCAATAACGTCTGCCCAGCAGAGGCTTAAACTGTATAATAAGGTACCTCCTAATGGATTGGTCCTTTATACTGGAACTATAATGACTGAAGATGGGAAGGAAAAGAAGGTAACCTTTGACCTCACACCTTTTAAGCCTATAAATGCGTCTCTGTACCTATGTGACAACAAGTTTCACACGGGACCTCTGGGTGAGCTTTTGGAATCAGATGAGAAGTTTGGTTTCATCGTCATGGATGGTAATGGCACTCTTTTTGGGACCTTAAGTGGCAACACTAGGGAAGTCCTTCATAAATTCACTGTTGACCTACCCAAGAAGCATGGAAGAGGAGGTCAATCAGCTCTGCGATTTGCTCGTCTTCGAATGGAGAAACGCCATAACTATGTGAGGAAGACAGCAGAGCTTGCTACTCAGTTCTACATTAATCCAGCCACTAGTCAACCAAATGTATCTGGACTAATACTTGCTGGGTCAGCTGATTTCAAGACAGAGCTGAGCCAGTCTGATATGTTTGATCCACGTCTACAGGCAAAGATACTTAATGTTGTTGATGTGTCCTATGGTGGGGAAAATGGATTCAGTCAGGCCATTGAGCTATCTGCTGAGATTCTCTCAAATGTGAAGTTTATACAAGAAAAGCGCTTGATAGGGAAATTCTTTGAGGAAATCAGTCAAGATACTGGGAAGTATGTATTTGGCGTGGATGACACAATAAAAGCTTTGGAGATGGGAGCTGTTGAAACTCTTGTTGTTTGGGAAAATCTTGATATAAACCGATATGTGCTGAAAAATAGTGTTACCAATGAGATTGTCATTAAGCACCTAAACAAGGACCAAGAGGCTGATCAAAACAAGTTCAAGGATCCTGACAACTCAGCTGAATGGGAGGTCCAGGACAAAATGCCGCTATTGGAGTGGTTTGCCAATGAGTACAAAAACTTCGGTTGTTCACTTGAGTTTGTCACTAACAGGTCTCAAGAGGGGTCACAGTTTTGCCGAGGATTTGGTGGCATCGGGGGAATCCTTCGCTACCAGCTTGACCTGCGTTCGTTTGATGAGCCATCTGATGAAGGAGAATACTTCGAGGATTCTGATTAA